A region of Paenimyroides aestuarii DNA encodes the following proteins:
- a CDS encoding RNA-binding S4 domain-containing protein, with the protein MRVDKYLWCIRVYKTRSIATDAVKKGHILVNNQQAKASRDVFSGDKISVRKDQINYQYTVLDIPPNRVGAKLVDMYRKDETPPEAFEHLELLKLAKEHYRAKGEGRPTKKDRRDIDEYLDEDDYFEQLNNETK; encoded by the coding sequence ATGCGCGTAGATAAATATTTGTGGTGTATTAGGGTTTATAAAACACGTAGTATAGCTACTGATGCCGTAAAAAAAGGTCATATATTAGTAAACAATCAACAGGCAAAAGCTTCGAGAGATGTTTTCTCGGGCGATAAAATTTCGGTTCGGAAAGATCAAATCAATTACCAGTACACGGTTTTAGATATTCCGCCCAATAGAGTAGGTGCAAAGTTGGTTGACATGTACCGAAAAGATGAAACACCACCAGAAGCATTTGAACATTTAGAGCTTTTGAAATTGGCAAAAGAGCACTACCGTGCAAAAGGCGAAGGCCGACCAACCAAGAAAGACCGCCGCGATATAGATGAGTACTTAGATGAAGATGATTATTTTGAACAACTAAACAATGAAACTAAATAA
- a CDS encoding GNAT family N-acetyltransferase: protein MINFDFNEDYILENEFVRLEPLSAKHYEDFLEFTIHEPEIWEYSMVKCDTPENLNKYIGIAIQKRINQEEYTFAVFDKKKQKFVGATRYCDIYLNSNRLQMGYTWYGKAFQGTGVNKNCKWLLLEFAFEKMQMVRVEFRAYSENLRSINALLSIGCSVDGVLRSNAICPKTGVRRDTMVLSILNTEWNESVREMLYAKIYPMDQ, encoded by the coding sequence ATGATTAATTTCGATTTCAACGAAGATTATATTTTAGAAAATGAATTTGTTCGATTAGAACCTTTATCGGCAAAGCATTATGAAGATTTTTTAGAGTTTACCATACATGAACCCGAAATTTGGGAATATTCTATGGTGAAATGTGATACACCAGAAAATTTGAATAAATATATTGGTATTGCTATTCAAAAACGCATTAACCAAGAAGAATATACTTTTGCTGTTTTTGACAAGAAAAAGCAAAAATTTGTTGGCGCTACACGCTATTGCGATATTTATTTAAACAGCAATCGCTTACAAATGGGTTATACTTGGTACGGAAAAGCATTTCAAGGAACGGGTGTAAACAAAAATTGCAAATGGCTTTTATTGGAATTTGCTTTTGAGAAAATGCAGATGGTTCGGGTGGAATTTAGAGCTTATTCTGAAAACCTGAGAAGTATAAATGCTTTGCTAAGTATTGGTTGTTCCGTTGATGGAGTTTTGCGCAGCAACGCCATTTGTCCTAAAACAGGTGTGCGAAGAGATACCATGGTGTTGAGTATTTTAAACACAGAGTGGAACGAATCGGTGCGCGAAATGCTCTATGCAAAAATCTATCCAATGGATCAGTAA
- a CDS encoding MgtC/SapB family protein, whose product MDFTTITDYWQLSDLLKASFSLLVGMLLGAERELKDKAAGLRTITLICLGSTLFTLLSYKLGMGDSEDATRIASYVVSGIGFLGAGVIFKDAFSINGLTTASIIWIAAAIGMSIGFGQFYTALTFLACSFFIIHLGGFVNKHLLTMISLKRIEIQIDKIHYKSKPEIETNIKMFCKQIELKQLHELNGIIILNYECKAYTKKIHLLEDYLVYNTKIQSFKM is encoded by the coding sequence ATGGATTTCACCACTATCACTGATTATTGGCAATTATCGGATCTGCTAAAAGCTTCGTTCTCGCTTTTGGTGGGAATGCTTTTGGGTGCCGAAAGAGAGTTGAAAGACAAAGCTGCCGGTTTGCGAACCATAACCTTGATATGTTTAGGAAGTACGCTGTTTACGTTGCTTTCCTACAAATTGGGTATGGGCGATTCTGAAGATGCCACACGCATTGCTTCGTATGTGGTTAGTGGCATTGGTTTTTTGGGCGCAGGTGTTATTTTTAAAGATGCTTTTAGTATCAACGGATTAACCACTGCTAGTATAATTTGGATTGCAGCAGCTATTGGAATGAGTATTGGTTTTGGTCAGTTTTATACCGCACTTACCTTTCTGGCATGCAGTTTTTTCATCATTCATTTAGGTGGATTTGTAAACAAACATTTATTAACAATGATTTCATTGAAACGCATTGAAATTCAGATTGATAAAATACATTACAAAAGTAAACCCGAAATTGAAACAAATATTAAAATGTTTTGCAAACAAATAGAATTAAAGCAACTACACGAACTAAATGGCATTATTATTCTAAATTATGAATGCAAGGCATACACCAAAAAAATACATCTTCTTGAAGATTATTTGGTGTATAATACTAAAATACAGAGTTTTAAAATGTAG
- the typA gene encoding translational GTPase TypA, with product MTQIRNIAIIAHVDHGKTTMVDKIMYHCQLFRENENTGDLILDNNDLERERGITIVSKNVSVQYKGTKINIIDTPGHADFGGEVERVLNMADGVLLIVDAFEGPMPQTRFVLQKAIELGLKPCVVINKVDKENCTPDEVHEKVFDLMFELGAEEWQLDFPSVYGSAKNNWMSTDWKKPTDSMEALLEMVIEHVPAAEVKEGTPQMLITSLDFSSFTGRIAIGRLHRGVLREGMNISLIKREGGVVKSKIKELYTFEGLGRMKVTEVKAGDICAVVGIEGFEIGDCIADFENPEGLGTIKIDEPTMSMLFTINDSPFFGKEGKYVTSRHIKDRLTKELEKNLALRVNETDSADKFMVFGRGVLHLSVLIETMRREGYELQIGQPQVIIKEIDGVKCEPIEELTIDIPENLSGRAVEFVTLRKGEMLSMEPRGERMIIVFNIPSRGIIGLRNQLLTATAGEAIMAHRFLEYQPYKGEIAGRNNGSLISMENGKAIPYSIDKLQDRGKFFVDPNEDIYEGQVIGENSRGDDMTVNVTKTKKLTNVRSSGADDKARIIPAIKFSLEEALEYIQKDEYVEVTPKSLRLRKIYLNENDRKRYKID from the coding sequence ATGACCCAAATAAGAAATATCGCAATTATTGCACACGTTGACCACGGTAAAACCACCATGGTTGACAAAATTATGTATCATTGTCAATTGTTTAGAGAGAATGAAAATACAGGTGATTTAATCCTTGATAATAACGATTTAGAACGCGAACGTGGAATTACCATTGTATCTAAAAACGTTTCTGTTCAGTACAAAGGAACAAAAATCAACATTATTGACACTCCTGGACACGCGGATTTTGGTGGAGAAGTGGAACGCGTTTTAAATATGGCCGATGGTGTTTTGCTAATTGTAGATGCATTTGAAGGACCTATGCCACAAACACGTTTTGTGTTACAAAAAGCTATTGAATTAGGTTTAAAACCTTGCGTGGTTATTAATAAAGTTGATAAAGAAAACTGTACCCCAGACGAAGTACACGAAAAAGTGTTCGATTTAATGTTTGAATTAGGTGCGGAAGAATGGCAGCTAGATTTCCCTTCGGTTTACGGTTCGGCAAAAAACAACTGGATGAGTACCGATTGGAAAAAACCAACCGATTCAATGGAAGCATTATTAGAAATGGTTATTGAACACGTGCCGGCTGCCGAAGTTAAAGAAGGTACCCCACAAATGTTAATCACTTCGCTAGATTTCTCTTCTTTTACAGGTCGTATTGCAATTGGTCGTTTACACCGTGGTGTTTTGCGTGAAGGAATGAATATTTCTTTAATTAAACGTGAAGGCGGCGTTGTGAAATCAAAAATCAAAGAGCTTTATACCTTTGAAGGTCTAGGCAGAATGAAAGTTACCGAAGTGAAGGCAGGTGATATTTGTGCTGTTGTAGGGATTGAAGGTTTTGAAATTGGTGACTGCATTGCCGATTTTGAAAATCCGGAAGGATTGGGAACAATCAAGATTGATGAACCTACAATGAGCATGTTATTTACCATTAACGATTCCCCGTTTTTTGGTAAAGAAGGAAAATATGTGACATCTCGCCATATAAAAGATCGTTTAACAAAAGAGTTGGAGAAAAATTTAGCATTACGCGTAAATGAAACCGATTCTGCTGATAAATTCATGGTTTTTGGTCGTGGTGTATTGCATTTGTCTGTTTTAATTGAAACCATGCGTCGTGAAGGTTACGAATTACAAATTGGTCAGCCGCAAGTTATCATTAAAGAAATCGATGGAGTGAAATGCGAGCCAATCGAAGAATTAACCATTGACATTCCTGAAAACTTGTCAGGACGTGCAGTAGAATTTGTAACATTGCGCAAAGGCGAAATGTTATCAATGGAACCACGAGGAGAGCGTATGATTATTGTTTTTAATATTCCATCGCGCGGAATCATTGGTTTGCGTAACCAATTGTTAACAGCAACAGCAGGTGAGGCAATTATGGCACACCGTTTCTTAGAATATCAACCATACAAAGGCGAAATTGCAGGGCGTAACAACGGTTCATTAATCTCTATGGAAAACGGTAAAGCAATTCCTTATTCTATTGATAAATTGCAAGATCGCGGTAAATTCTTTGTAGATCCAAATGAAGATATTTACGAAGGTCAGGTTATTGGAGAAAATTCTCGTGGAGATGATATGACGGTTAACGTAACAAAAACCAAAAAGTTAACAAACGTGCGTTCATCCGGTGCAGATGATAAAGCCCGAATCATTCCAGCAATTAAATTCTCTTTAGAAGAAGCTTTAGAGTATATTCAAAAAGATGAATATGTTGAGGTTACTCCAAAATCATTGCGTTTACGTAAAATCTACTTAAATGAAAACGATAGAAAACGTTATAAAATTGATTAA
- a CDS encoding FKBP-type peptidyl-prolyl cis-trans isomerase produces MKRFFTWAALFSGSLLIWNCNPEDNDTTIAERDRQEVYNEDIIEIETFLKSNSIEILEDGVNFETTDLNASNAIWNQSENPLQSITIKNLPYYTNSQGLQKLTDNVEYKLYYIIVNEGGGETPNMHDNAFTSYTGYKFDKTIFDTYPFGFWSAYPAFSSYTETIAGYRQILQKIKTASAIIENEDGTYTYENPGRVIVFMPSGLGYFASSPAGSTIGTYEPLIFDISLIAKKEVDHDNDGLLDKYEDVNGNGDLWDDDTDGDGKPNFLDIDDDGDGYTTRQEITYTVEENGEMVQKLYEFEQIPNCENGSVKKHLDKNCH; encoded by the coding sequence ATGAAAAGATTTTTTACATGGGCAGCATTGTTTAGCGGTTCTTTATTAATTTGGAACTGCAACCCGGAAGACAATGATACCACTATTGCAGAGCGCGACCGCCAAGAAGTATATAACGAAGATATCATCGAGATTGAAACCTTTTTAAAATCAAACAGCATTGAAATTCTGGAAGACGGCGTAAACTTTGAAACCACCGATTTGAATGCATCAAATGCTATTTGGAACCAAAGTGAAAATCCGCTGCAATCTATCACTATAAAAAATCTACCTTATTACACCAATTCACAAGGTTTGCAAAAATTAACCGATAATGTGGAATATAAATTATACTATATTATTGTGAATGAAGGTGGTGGAGAAACCCCAAATATGCATGACAATGCATTTACTTCATATACGGGTTATAAATTTGACAAAACGATTTTTGACACCTATCCGTTTGGTTTTTGGAGTGCATACCCCGCTTTTTCAAGCTATACTGAAACCATTGCAGGTTACAGACAAATTCTTCAAAAAATTAAAACAGCTAGTGCCATCATTGAAAATGAAGACGGTACTTATACCTATGAAAACCCAGGACGTGTAATTGTGTTTATGCCATCTGGTTTAGGATATTTTGCATCATCTCCTGCTGGCAGCACTATTGGTACTTACGAACCTTTGATTTTTGATATTTCATTGATTGCGAAGAAAGAAGTAGATCATGACAACGATGGTTTACTTGATAAATACGAAGATGTTAACGGCAACGGAGATTTATGGGACGATGATACCGATGGCGATGGAAAACCTAATTTTTTAGATATTGATGACGATGGCGATGGTTATACCACACGTCAGGAAATCACTTACACTGTGGAAGAAAATGGCGAAATGGTTCAAAAATTATATGAATTTGAACAAATTCCAAATTGCGAAAATGGTTCAGTAAAAAAACATTTAGATAAAAATTGTCATTAA
- the rpsT gene encoding 30S ribosomal protein S20 produces the protein MANHKSALKRIRSNEKKRVLNKYQHKTTRNAIKALRLIETKSEAAEKLVVVTSMIDKLAKKNIIHANKAANLKSKLTKHVNAL, from the coding sequence ATGGCAAATCACAAGTCAGCTTTAAAAAGAATTAGAAGCAACGAAAAGAAAAGAGTATTAAACAAGTATCAGCACAAAACAACTCGTAATGCAATTAAAGCTTTACGTTTGATTGAAACAAAATCAGAAGCTGCTGAAAAATTAGTTGTTGTTACTTCTATGATTGATAAATTAGCTAAAAAGAATATTATTCATGCTAACAAAGCAGCTAACTTAAAGTCTAAATTAACAAAACACGTTAACGCTCTTTAA
- a CDS encoding OmpA family protein: protein MKKVSVYVLSTALLAGTLFTGCNTVRNANNTQKGAAVGATAGAVLGGVLGNNVGSKNNSALGAVLGGVIGGTAGAIIGKNMDKQAQEIETAIPGATVERVGEGIKVVLNENTVNFNFDSAELTPTATANLDKIAKVLISNPKTLITIYGYTDSVGKDEYNMKLSRSRANAVKSYLGSKGIGVKRITAQGMGEADPIASNDTKEGQAKNRRVEFGIVANEDMIQDARKEAARY, encoded by the coding sequence ATGAAAAAAGTAAGCGTATATGTATTATCAACTGCTTTATTGGCAGGAACACTATTCACAGGGTGTAACACGGTTAGAAATGCAAACAACACTCAAAAAGGTGCAGCAGTTGGTGCAACTGCAGGTGCGGTTTTAGGCGGTGTTTTAGGAAATAATGTAGGAAGTAAAAACAACAGTGCTTTAGGTGCGGTTTTGGGTGGAGTTATCGGTGGAACTGCCGGTGCAATTATTGGTAAAAACATGGATAAACAAGCACAAGAAATTGAAACAGCTATCCCTGGAGCAACAGTTGAACGCGTTGGTGAAGGAATTAAAGTAGTATTGAACGAAAATACAGTTAACTTTAACTTCGATTCAGCGGAATTAACCCCAACAGCGACTGCAAACTTGGATAAAATTGCTAAAGTTTTAATAAGCAACCCAAAAACTTTAATTACAATTTATGGCTACACAGACAGTGTGGGTAAAGATGAATACAACATGAAATTATCTCGCAGCCGTGCAAATGCCGTGAAATCATACTTAGGATCAAAAGGTATTGGCGTGAAAAGAATTACTGCGCAAGGAATGGGAGAGGCTGATCCAATTGCATCAAACGATACAAAAGAAGGACAAGCTAAAAACCGCCGCGTGGAATTTGGAATTGTAGCGAATGAAGATATGATTCAAGACGCAAGAAAAGAAGCAGCACGTTATTAA
- the htpG gene encoding molecular chaperone HtpG translates to MTSGKINVTVENIFPLIKKFLYSDHEIFLRELISNATDATLKLKHLTAIGEATVEYGHPKIEVKVDKENKKLHIIDQGIGMTAEEVEKYINQVAFSGAEEFLEKYKDSAKDSGIIGHFGLGFYSAFMVASKVEIITKSYKEEPAVHWTCDGSPEFTLEPSNKTERGTEIILHIADDSTEFLEDHKIQQLLSKYNKFMPVPIKFGTKTEKEGDNEVVVDAIINNPNPAWTKKPSELNDEDYKNFYRELYPMQFDDPLFHIHLNVDHPFNLTGILYFPKLSGDLSIQKDKIQLYQNQVFVTDNVEGIVPEFLTMLKGVIDSPDIPLNVSRSYLQADGNVKKISNYITRKVADKLKSLFNEDRAAFEQKWNDIKIVLEYGMLSEDKFYEKAKDFALYPTVDEAFFTFEELKAKIKANQTNKEGKMVVLYASNKDAQHSYISNAKAKGYEVLLLDSPIVSHLIQKLEMDHQDITFARVDADSIDNLIKKEETVVSKLSEDETKKLKEFIETTINNSNYSVQTEALDSNAEPFMITQPEFMRRMKEMQAMGGNTIFGSFPDSYNLIVNTNSEIASKILNESDEATKNHLVKQALDLAKLAQGLLKGEELTAFVKRNFENIQ, encoded by the coding sequence ATGACTTCAGGTAAAATAAATGTAACGGTTGAAAATATTTTTCCGTTGATTAAAAAGTTTTTATACAGCGATCACGAAATCTTTTTACGTGAATTGATTAGTAATGCTACCGATGCCACTTTAAAATTAAAGCATTTAACAGCTATTGGTGAAGCTACTGTTGAATATGGTCATCCAAAAATTGAAGTGAAGGTTGATAAAGAAAACAAAAAACTACACATTATTGACCAAGGGATTGGAATGACAGCTGAAGAGGTTGAAAAATACATTAACCAAGTCGCTTTTTCTGGCGCTGAAGAGTTCTTAGAAAAATATAAAGATTCTGCAAAAGATTCAGGCATTATTGGGCATTTTGGTTTAGGATTTTACTCGGCATTCATGGTTGCAAGTAAGGTTGAAATCATTACCAAATCATATAAAGAAGAACCTGCTGTTCACTGGACATGCGACGGATCGCCTGAGTTTACTTTAGAGCCTTCAAACAAAACCGAGCGTGGTACAGAAATCATTCTTCATATTGCCGATGATTCTACCGAATTTTTAGAAGACCACAAAATTCAACAACTTCTTTCTAAATACAACAAATTCATGCCCGTGCCTATTAAATTTGGAACAAAAACCGAAAAAGAAGGCGATAACGAAGTAGTGGTTGATGCAATCATCAATAACCCAAACCCGGCATGGACAAAGAAACCAAGTGAGCTAAACGATGAAGATTACAAAAATTTTTACCGCGAATTGTATCCTATGCAGTTCGACGATCCTTTGTTTCATATCCATTTGAATGTGGACCATCCGTTTAATTTAACAGGAATTCTATATTTTCCGAAATTATCGGGTGATTTAAGCATTCAAAAAGATAAAATTCAATTGTATCAAAATCAAGTTTTTGTTACCGATAATGTAGAAGGAATTGTTCCTGAATTTTTAACGATGTTAAAAGGTGTAATCGATTCTCCGGATATTCCTTTAAATGTGTCGCGTTCTTACTTGCAGGCCGATGGAAATGTGAAGAAAATATCGAATTACATTACCCGAAAAGTAGCCGATAAATTGAAATCGCTTTTTAACGAAGACCGTGCTGCTTTTGAACAAAAATGGAACGATATTAAAATTGTGCTGGAATATGGAATGCTGAGTGAGGATAAATTCTACGAAAAGGCGAAAGATTTTGCACTGTATCCAACCGTTGATGAGGCGTTTTTTACTTTTGAAGAATTAAAAGCAAAAATAAAAGCAAACCAAACCAATAAAGAAGGTAAAATGGTTGTGCTTTATGCGTCAAACAAAGATGCACAACACAGCTATATATCAAACGCCAAAGCAAAAGGATATGAAGTGTTGCTTTTAGATTCGCCAATTGTATCGCATTTAATTCAAAAGTTGGAAATGGATCATCAAGACATCACTTTTGCGCGTGTTGATGCGGATTCAATTGATAATTTAATTAAGAAAGAGGAAACGGTGGTTTCTAAATTAAGCGAGGATGAAACTAAAAAACTAAAAGAGTTTATCGAAACCACTATAAATAATAGCAACTACAGTGTTCAAACCGAAGCTTTGGACAGCAATGCGGAACCTTTCATGATCACGCAACCCGAATTTATGCGTCGTATGAAAGAAATGCAGGCAATGGGCGGCAATACCATATTTGGCAGTTTCCCAGATTCATACAATTTAATTGTTAATACGAATTCTGAAATTGCTTCTAAAATTTTAAACGAAAGTGATGAAGCCACTAAAAATCATTTAGTAAAACAAGCATTAGATTTAGCAAAACTGGCTCAAGGCTTGCTCAAAGGTGAAGAGCTTACTGCTTTTGTGAAACGAAATTTTGAAAATATTCAATAA
- a CDS encoding lipocalin family protein has translation MKKVLAIGILSVAMFSCKTATNTKNDVPTQIKLKGEWTLTNVKYPSGFKVTSFQIADAKCFEGSQWKFVSNNNTGTVTLNNNSSSCPEYNSKIVWNIKQDSSFNLKFVGDDKAKHVTTGYNLTAANITDTTFELIDNSTEATIVYSFVKNNK, from the coding sequence ATGAAAAAGGTCTTAGCAATAGGAATTTTATCGGTAGCAATGTTCTCATGTAAAACAGCTACTAACACAAAAAATGATGTGCCAACTCAGATTAAATTAAAAGGAGAGTGGACATTGACCAATGTAAAATATCCATCAGGATTTAAAGTTACATCATTCCAAATAGCCGATGCAAAATGTTTTGAAGGCAGTCAGTGGAAATTTGTTTCAAACAATAACACAGGAACTGTTACCTTGAACAACAATTCCTCAAGTTGTCCGGAGTACAATTCTAAAATTGTATGGAACATTAAGCAAGACAGTTCATTCAACTTAAAGTTTGTTGGTGATGACAAGGCAAAACATGTTACTACAGGGTATAATCTTACCGCAGCAAACATTACAGACACGACTTTTGAATTGATTGACAATTCAACGGAAGCAACAATTGTGTATTCATTTGTAAAAAATAATAAATAA
- a CDS encoding M4 family metallopeptidase, with protein sequence MMSRTILAALFLVPTQTIFAESYQINISDQTSERWPKPKFQNKLGTFYADFSNFKIAADDFDKNLVSYFNLDSNHSFELIKKTKDTETGAIHYSYQHFFKGIKVHGDLVFLHEKQGKINHLNGQLISFKELAVSEKITDTEVVEIARKAFGVNESATESAIEKYILKKEDETQGLVIKLVKKINIRSLYPLKSIDFIIDAQTGELLIERNKVYKADTPSSSATYFRGTKSMTVDSYNGTYRLMDNSRNIRTLNGSNLDGQLNSDGSFNGFSEYTNATPNFTVNGLKPAVEVHWAMRETYDYYKNIHNRFSFDGNNHIIHNYYDAGAVLGTDENAAAVDEFYQNDVYNGMFYGKGGSSMHPVVSLDIAGHEFSHMVISRNGNGGLDYENESGAINESFADIFGTAIEFYVNDNPNWTIGEGVFKNNVSPNYFRSMNNPNNTPVSAGAPNQPDTYKGTYWQKTTNNPNAYNDYGGVHINSGVGNHWFYLLSMGGNGTNDLGNAYYVNPITIQKAEKIAYRALTNSLSPSATYMDFYNATKIAAETLYGLHSNEWDEVVNAWYAVGIGDAPASTKNIEMQSKLAIYPNPVGNDYFIIESQLANETTFEMFDITGKKIIASQILGSKVTIPTAGYQAGIYLLKFKSNAGEYSHKLIIK encoded by the coding sequence ATGATGAGTCGTACCATTTTAGCGGCTCTTTTTTTAGTTCCTACCCAAACAATTTTTGCCGAAAGTTATCAGATTAATATATCGGATCAGACTTCAGAAAGATGGCCAAAACCCAAATTTCAAAACAAATTAGGAACGTTCTATGCAGATTTTAGCAACTTTAAAATCGCTGCAGATGACTTTGATAAAAATCTTGTTAGTTACTTTAATTTAGATAGCAATCATTCATTTGAATTGATTAAAAAGACCAAGGATACAGAAACTGGTGCTATTCACTACAGTTACCAACATTTTTTTAAAGGAATAAAAGTGCATGGAGATTTAGTTTTTTTGCATGAAAAGCAAGGGAAAATTAATCATCTAAATGGGCAATTGATATCTTTTAAAGAGCTAGCTGTTTCCGAAAAAATAACCGATACTGAAGTTGTTGAAATTGCCCGAAAAGCTTTTGGTGTGAATGAAAGTGCAACAGAAAGCGCTATTGAAAAATATATATTAAAAAAAGAAGATGAAACGCAAGGCCTTGTAATTAAACTTGTAAAAAAAATAAATATTCGCTCCTTATATCCTTTAAAGAGTATTGATTTTATTATAGACGCTCAAACAGGTGAGCTGTTAATAGAAAGAAATAAAGTATATAAAGCCGATACTCCAAGTTCTAGTGCTACTTATTTTAGAGGAACTAAGAGTATGACTGTAGATTCTTACAATGGAACGTATCGTTTAATGGATAACAGTAGAAATATTAGAACCTTAAATGGATCTAATTTAGACGGGCAACTAAACAGCGATGGTTCATTCAACGGATTTTCAGAATACACAAATGCTACTCCAAATTTCACAGTTAATGGATTAAAGCCTGCTGTAGAAGTGCATTGGGCTATGAGAGAAACGTATGATTACTATAAAAATATTCACAACAGATTTAGTTTTGATGGAAATAATCATATCATTCATAACTATTATGATGCAGGTGCTGTTTTAGGTACAGATGAAAATGCAGCGGCTGTAGATGAATTCTATCAAAATGATGTGTACAATGGAATGTTTTACGGTAAAGGAGGTTCTAGCATGCATCCAGTGGTCTCTTTAGATATCGCGGGGCACGAATTTTCGCACATGGTAATTAGCAGAAACGGCAATGGAGGTTTAGATTATGAAAACGAATCTGGGGCTATAAATGAATCATTTGCAGACATTTTTGGAACAGCTATAGAATTTTATGTAAACGACAATCCTAATTGGACAATAGGTGAAGGGGTTTTTAAAAACAATGTTTCCCCAAACTATTTTAGAAGTATGAACAACCCAAATAATACACCTGTCTCGGCAGGAGCTCCAAATCAACCCGATACTTACAAAGGTACTTATTGGCAGAAAACTACCAATAATCCAAACGCATATAACGATTATGGCGGTGTGCATATAAACAGTGGTGTGGGGAACCATTGGTTTTATTTACTAAGTATGGGTGGAAATGGAACCAATGATTTAGGAAACGCGTACTATGTAAACCCTATCACCATTCAAAAAGCAGAAAAGATTGCTTACAGAGCGTTAACAAACAGCTTGTCACCCTCAGCAACATATATGGATTTTTATAATGCCACCAAAATAGCTGCTGAAACATTATATGGACTTCATTCAAACGAATGGGACGAAGTTGTAAATGCTTGGTACGCTGTGGGAATTGGTGACGCACCTGCTTCTACTAAAAACATAGAAATGCAATCAAAATTAGCGATTTATCCTAATCCTGTTGGAAATGATTATTTTATTATTGAATCGCAATTAGCAAATGAAACTACTTTTGAAATGTTTGATATTACAGGAAAAAAAATAATTGCATCACAAATTTTAGGAAGCAAAGTAACTATTCCCACTGCAGGTTACCAAGCAGGAATCTACCTGCTTAAATTCAAATCAAATGCAGGAGAATATTCCCACAAACTAATCATTAAATAA